Proteins encoded by one window of Vicinamibacterales bacterium:
- the tilS gene encoding tRNA lysidine(34) synthetase TilS yields the protein MAAVSGGSDSVAQLILLRDLAADGLFELAGAAHLNHQMRPSADRDEAHVRDLCATLGVPVVVDRAPVLDLAAAWRCSPEVAARRARYAFLEGARTRLAADRVAVAHTCDDQAETLLLRLFRGAGTHGLRGIPAVRGAIIRPVLECSHAELRSHLVARRVAWVDDETNRDTSQARNRVRHELLPTIRARYQPAIVRVLARTADIAADEDRLLEDLAAEVESRAVRVTPHGVSLAGDVLASAPLALRRRVVRRAMATAGAVRAPDLADVERVLAVVSGTLGVTETAGLRVERFSGDAVLSIRGVAVEPPLPDRVLVVPGHVELPELGAGCRLVAERPINGKGRAAGRHRVVLRGDVPAPLMVRARRPGDRIRPVGLGGSKKLQDLLVDRKVPRQERARVPVVADATGRLVWVVGHATASAAVAAAGASDVIILTFDQPDASEVPGSEGP from the coding sequence ATGGCGGCCGTGTCCGGCGGCTCCGATTCTGTGGCCCAGCTGATTCTGCTCCGCGACCTCGCGGCGGACGGTCTGTTCGAACTCGCGGGCGCCGCCCACCTCAACCACCAGATGCGGCCGTCGGCCGATCGGGACGAAGCGCATGTGCGCGACCTGTGCGCGACGCTGGGCGTCCCGGTGGTCGTCGATCGTGCGCCGGTGCTCGACCTCGCCGCTGCGTGGCGGTGCTCGCCCGAGGTGGCGGCGAGGCGTGCGCGGTATGCGTTTCTCGAAGGTGCCCGGACGCGTCTCGCGGCCGATCGCGTGGCGGTGGCGCACACGTGCGACGACCAGGCCGAAACGCTGCTGCTGCGGCTGTTCAGGGGGGCCGGGACGCACGGCCTGCGAGGCATTCCCGCGGTACGCGGCGCGATCATCCGGCCCGTGCTCGAGTGCTCCCATGCCGAACTTCGCTCCCACCTCGTGGCGCGCCGCGTGGCCTGGGTCGACGACGAGACCAATCGGGACACCTCGCAGGCCAGGAATCGAGTCCGTCACGAGCTGCTGCCGACCATCCGCGCCCGCTACCAGCCCGCCATCGTCCGGGTGCTCGCGAGGACGGCGGATATCGCCGCCGACGAGGACCGGCTGCTCGAAGACCTCGCGGCCGAGGTGGAATCCCGTGCCGTCCGCGTCACCCCTCACGGCGTGTCCCTGGCCGGGGACGTGTTGGCCTCCGCCCCGCTCGCACTCCGGCGACGGGTGGTTCGGCGGGCCATGGCGACGGCCGGCGCCGTCCGTGCACCGGACCTGGCGGACGTCGAGCGCGTCCTGGCCGTGGTGTCGGGGACCCTGGGCGTCACCGAAACGGCCGGCCTTCGCGTGGAACGTTTTTCCGGGGACGCTGTCTTATCCATCAGGGGAGTGGCGGTCGAGCCGCCCCTCCCGGACCGGGTGCTCGTGGTCCCTGGGCACGTCGAGTTGCCGGAGTTGGGCGCGGGTTGCCGGCTGGTGGCCGAACGGCCGATAAACGGGAAGGGCCGGGCCGCCGGACGCCATCGGGTGGTCCTTCGGGGGGACGTGCCGGCACCACTGATGGTCCGAGCCCGTCGGCCGGGAGACCGGATCCGGCCGGTGGGACTCGGCGGATCGAAGAAGCTGCAGGACCTGCTGGTGGACCGCAAGGTGCCGCGGCAAGAACGGGCGCGCGTGCCGGTCGTGGCCGACGCCACGGGGCGCCTGGTGTGGGTGGTCGGGCACGCGACGGCCTCGGCGGCCGTGGCGGCTGCGGGCGCAAGTGACGTGATAATCTTGACTTTTGACCAGCCGGACGCGTCGGAGGTGCCCGGCTCGGAGGGACCGTGA